The genomic DNA AGCCTAGCCCGTGGCGCCTTTGAGGGGATTCTACCGTGGAGACGATGACTGGTGCCCGCAACGTTCTGCTGCTGGCCACTGCCCAGAGGGTATATGGGTTCGACTTCGACGAGATTCTCCGCGTTGCCATTGGCCGACACCAATCCAATGACCTTCAATTCGATTCACGCAACGTTTCTAACTACCACGCGGAGATCGTAAGCGAGCCCGACGGCCTCGTCCTTCGAGATTTGGGGAGCACGAACGGCACTTATGTGAACGAGAACCGAATCCGACAGGTCCGGCTTGCGCACGGAGATCGGATTCGTATCGGTAGACACGAGATCGGGGTTTTGCTCACGGGAGCGACTCCCGCGGTCGATGCCTTGCAAGTGCCTCTCAGCGTGGGCGGGCAGCAGGGAGAGTTCGGTCGGACCGATGGCAATGGTGGCTTGACGCTCGGTCGGCTCCTCGTGGGTATGTGCCGGAAGGGTGAATCGATGCTTCTGATGCTCATGCGCGGCACGAACGAGGAGATTCCCGTTTACATCCTCAACGGCCGCATCGTCCACGCGCAGGCCGGTAAGGCGCGAGCCGAGAAGGCCCTGTATCGCGCTTTCGAGTGGTACAAGGGAGCGTATCGTATCGAGCCCTACCCAAAAAACGACGGCGTGGCGCGCACGATGGGAATCCCGGTGGAGGCGCTGGTCCAAGAGGGTGAACGGCAAGCGGCCGAGCTCGACGAGCTCATGTCGCGAATTCCGCCGCCCGAAGTGACGCTGCGCCTTCGCGAAAGCTCGAAAATCCGGATTTGCGATTTGACGGCTGCCGAGCTCGATGTCTTCAAGGGTCTCATCCGATATGGAACCCTCGGGGAAACGATGGAAGAGTCGCCGATGACCGACCTCACCGTAATGAGCCTGGTGCATTCCCTTCTCCAGAAGAAGGTCTTCGAAGTCGAGGAAGGCGCCTCGCTTCTTCAGCAGACCAACGCGATCACCCGCGCCTGAGAGGCGTCGAGGACGCGGATGAGTCTCCCGCACACCTGCCGCATCCGCTTGTGATCTCTTTCGTCCCGTGGTAATTTCACCCCGATCTAGATCACAGCTTTCGAGCTCGGATTTGAGGATCGATCGTGTCCGCCCCGACAGGGAGGCTCCACCATGATGAGCTGCTCGAGTCGCCGATCTGACCGCGAAGGGTTTACCCTCATCGAGGTCCTGGTGGCCATGTTGGCCACAATCATCGTTCTGGCCTCGGTCTTCGCCTTGTTGACCGGAAGCCAGGACAGTTTTCGACGCGAGAACGAGGTCGCCGATACTCAGATGTCGACCCGTGCGGGTATGGTCTACGTCACCCGTGACCTGGCCATCGCTTCGTATCGCACCCCACCGCCAGCGGCGATTCTCTGGAATGACGGAGGGGGCATCAATCCCGATGAGGTCACGATCATCTCCGCGCACCCGGATTTTCCGGTTTCCAAGCCCATGCAGTGCGGGGGTTCGGGACAAGGTCGCGGAGGCGGACCCTGTGGGACGATCGCGCAATCCTCGGTTCTGCGCATCGAGCCGGACACCATGGACCCGAGCCCACTGAGTGCCGAGACAGCCTATTCCGAGGGGATGACCCTGACCGCGATCGAGACGTCGGACTGCAATCAGGACAATGAGATCGGATTCTATCCCTTCGTCGTCACCCAGCCGCCGCGCATGACGAACGCCGGCGGAAGAGAGGTCCTTCAGATCAATCACAACCCTGGCAAGGGTGGTGAGATGAATCCCCCGGGTGGGTTCAATAACGAGATCCGAGAGGACTGCGCGGTCGTTGGCGTGTTCCGCGTGATCACTTATCGAGTGAGTCCGCCACCTCCAGTCGGCAACCCCACTCTCGAGAGGCGCGATTTGAGCGCCGGTCCCGAATGGGTGGCGGTCGCCGACAACATCGAGAACTTGCAGGTACGCTACGGCGTGGGAAACTCTCCGGACCTCGTTGACCTGCCGGGCCCACCGACCGGCGACCCGGCGACCTGGATCCATCGCGTCCAGGTCTCCATCACCGGCCGCAGCGAGAGCACGAATCTCAAAGGCGCATCGGCGGGGGTCTTCGACCCGGCGGACACCTACCTGCGGAGAACGATATCGAGCATGGTCAGCCTGCGAAACGTGGTATTGGCGTCCGAAAACTTTCTCGCCGAGGGCCAGGAGCCCCCAGTACAGCCTTAGAACGTCAGTAAAAAACGGCGCCGCCGTCGACGTTCAACGCCTGGCCGTTGATTCCCCGAGCATCGTCCGAGGCGAGCATCACGGCTACGGCCGCCACTTCCTCGGGCTCGATGAAGCGGTTCTGAGGCGAGAGCTTCTCGAGCCACTTCTTCGCGTCTTTCTCGCTCCGGCCGGTTTTCTTGCTGATGTTCTTCGCCGCCCGCTCCGACATCTCGGTGGCCACGAAGCCCGGGCAGATAGCGTTCACCGTAACCCCGCAGGTGGCCATCTCGAGAGCGAGCGCCCGCGTGAATCCAAGGAGACCATGTTTGCTCGCACAGTAGGCTGCCGTGTAGAGAAAACCGACTTTGCCCGCCGTCGAAGCGATGTTGATGACCCGGCCCCATCCCGAAGCCACCATCCCCGGAAGAAACGCCCGGGTGACGCGAAAGGCACCCGTGAGATTGGTGTCGAGATGGGATTGCCAGTGCGCATCGTCCATCTCGAGGACTTTCACGCTTCCGGCGATTCCGGCGTTGTTCACGAGGACGTCAACGTCCCCGACCGCGGCCTTCGCCCGATCGATCGAGGCGGGGTCGGTCACGTCCAGAGCCACGCACTCGGCATCGGGGAGAGGCGCCAATGAGTCGAGCCGTCGCGCGGTCAGCACCAGCTCGGCGCCTTCTTCGGCGAAGGCGAGGGCGATGGCGCGCCCTATGCCGCGGTTGGCCCCAGTGATGAGGGCCCTTCGTCCCCGTAGCTTCATCCCGACGTCCATCCGTGAACCAGCACGATCACGATCGCGGCCGGCACGATCCAGCGGATCCAGAAAATCCAGAATTGGCCAATGGGGATGGAAGCGCCCCGGCGTATCTCTTCGAGGACGCGGCCCCGTTGCACGAACCATCCCAGGGCCACGAGAGTCAAGGCGCTGCCCACCGGCTGCATCGTCGATCCCCAGATGAGGTCGTTCCACATGAGGATATCGGAGCTCGCCATCGAAGGCAGCGCAACGAGCAGGTCGGCGATGATGAGCACGGCGAGCGAGCGCCCGCGAGCCCAGCCGCAGTAGTGGTGGAGGCCGTCGACGAGCACTTCCATCGCCGCGATGGCCGAGAGAAAGGCGGCGAGGAAGAGCGCGCCGAAGAAGAGGCCGCCCATGAGCGCCCCACCCGGCATCTCGGCGAAGACCCCCGGAAGCGTGATGAACAGTAGCGAGGGGCCGGAGTCGGGCTCGACGCCCATCGCGAAGACCGCGGGGAGGATCGCCAACCCTCCGAGCATGGCGGCGGCGAGATCCCCCCCGGCCGTCGCGATGGCCATTTTCGGTATGTCCTCGTCGTCGCGCAGGTAGCTTCCATAGACGAGGAAGAACGTGCCCCCGAGCGACAAGCTGAAGAACACTTGCCCGAGCGCCGCGAGCGCCGTCTGTCCGCTGAGCTTGGACCAGTCGGGAAGCAAGAAGAATCGTATCCCGTCGCTCGCCCCCGTGAGGGTTACCGAGCGAACGATGACGATGAGAAGAGCGAGAAAGACGACGGGCATGATGATCCGTGAAGCCCATTCGATGCCCTTCCGCACCCCGAAGTACAGGACGAAGCCGATGGCGAGAAAGGTGAGCGCGGTGACGGAGACATTCGGGATCGTGATGCCCGATAGCGTCCGGTCGAAATAGCTCGCGGGGTCAGCCCCGGCCGAGCCGACGAAAGCGGTCTCGACCGCGTAGAAAGCCACCTGGCCAACGACGAGCGTGTAATAGGACTCGGCCATGAATACCGTGAAGAACAGAACGAACCCGATCGCTCCCCCGCCGGGCATGCCAACCGACGAGAAGGCGCCGGCGGTCCCTTGACGCGTCAGTCGTCCGAGGGTCCACTCCGCCATGATCGCCGGAATTCCCAGAAGTACCGCGAACAGTATGTAGAGGGCAACGAAGGCTGCACCCCCGTAGCTTCCCGCCATGTACGGGAAGCGCCACACGTTGGCGAGCCCCACCGCTACGCCAATCAGCACCATGACCGATCCGAACCGCGAGCCGAACGTTTCTCGCGTTCCGGTCGTCATGCCCGCCCTTCAGGTGTGCTCGGGCGGCGGAGCCATCGCGACGAGAAGCACGAGCCGCTCGTCGGAGGAGTTCTCGACTCCGTGACGCTCTCCGGCGGGAGCGAGAACGGCCTGGCCGGGCCCGACCTGCTTGGATTCGTCGCCGACGTGTATCCGGGCGTGGCCTTCGAGGACCACATAGACCTTCGTGGACGCGACGTGGGCGTGCGCTCTTTGTTCTTGTCCGGGCTCGAGGCAATAGACGTCGAGAAAGATCTCGTTCGTCGAGAAAAGGTTCACTTTCTGCATCTTCTCGGGCGAGAAACGGCAAGCGTCGAATATCGTGCGAATCTCCATCGTCAGATCCTGGTCCTAAAGTAGTCGCGCGCCTCGAAAGCCTGCCCCGTGACCGAGCGCGACTCGTCCGAGGCGAGGTAGACGAAGATTTCCGAGATGTCCTCGGGCGTGGGAAGCGCCATCGGATCCTCGTCGGGATAGGCGTTCGCGCGCATGTCGGTGCGCGTGGCCCCCGGATTCACGCTGTTGACCCGGATGCCCTGCGGCTCGAGCTCGGCAGCCAGCACCTGCGTGAAACCCTCGAGGCCAAACTTGGAGACGGCGTAAGGGCCCCAATTGGGCTTGCCGCGGCGGCCTACACTCGAGCTCACGTTGATGATCGAGCCTTCGCCTTTTTCGATCAGGTGCGGCAGAAGGGGTCGCGTCACGTAGAAGAGACTCGAACAGTTGACTCGAAGAACCTCGTCCCAGGTAAGGACGTCCACGTCCACGATGGGAGCGCGCAACCCGAGGATGCTCGCATTGTTCACGAGAATCGAGAGATGCGAAAAGCGCTCGATGGCGACTTCGACCAAACGTTGGGCCTCGTCGGGGTCACCGACGTCCGCGCCGAGATAGGCAACGGCGCCCTTCCGTCCGGCCGATCGCTCGAGCTCGCCCGCGGCCCGCGCGAGCGCATCGTGACTCCGGGCGCAGAGAAAGACCGAGGCCCCCTCGCGAACGAAAACCGAAGCGAGACCGCGTCCCAGGCCCCGGCTCGCGCCGGTAATGAGCGCGGCCTTGCCCTTCAGTCGACTCATGATGGCGGCGTTCCAGCCCTCGTCATTTCTTCTGTTCGAGAAGCTTCTTGAGCGTCTTCATCTCCTCGTCGAGGACCTTTTGTTTGGAGGAGATGTTCATCACGTAGGTGAAGAGCGCGATCCAGACGACGGCGTAGGCCGCAAACAGGTAGCTCATACGAGCTCGAGCTCCTTGTGCAATCGATCGACTTCGTGACGGGTGTCTTCCACGGCAAGCCGCTTCTGGACCAGCCACAGGTACAGAAAGGAGAACGCAGCAAACGCCATGTACAGCGCCTGGCGCATCTGGGGGTGGAGGCCGGATCCCTCGCTCTCGATGATGACGGGCGAAGGGTGCTGCGTCCGCCATAACCAGATCGCCATGAAGACAATGGGAACATCGACGAACGCGATGATGGCAACGACCGAGGCGAGTTTGGCGCGCTTCGTCTCGTCGGGAACGTAGCGCCTCAGCATCAAATAGCCGATGTACATCAGCCAGAGCACGAGGGCGGTCGTCAGTCTCGGATCCCAGGTCCAGTAAACGCCCCAGGCGTACTTCGCCCAGATGGGACCCATGGTGATTCCGATCGTGGTGAAGAGAACGCCGACTTCGGTGGACGCGAGCGCCAGATCATCGAAGAGTCGCTCTTCCTTCCAGAGATACAGAATGCTCGCTCCGAAGGTTACCGCGAAGGCGACGAAGGCAACCCACCAGCTGGCTACGTGGAAATAAAAGATTCGCTGGACATCGCCCATCGTACGTTCGGTGGGGGCATATACGAACGCTCCGTACAGGGCGCCGATCATGCTGACGAAACAGACATAGGGCAGGGCCTTCGAATACTGCTTCCTCATGTTTTGCGGCGGATTATACTATGCACCGAAGGGAGCGCTGTCATGCCGACACGGCATCTCACCGGGTGAGTCGCATCGATCGAGCTCCCATCGTCTTCTCCTGCCTCGGGCACCTCTACGTGCACTTCTGTACGGCTTTCTATTTCGTGATCGTGCTCGCCCTCGAGCGCGATTGGGGACGTCCGTTTCACGAGCTCATCGAGCTGTGGACGCTCGGCTCGCTCCTCGTCGGCCTCGCCGCGCTGCCCGCCGGACTCCTCGGCGACCGTATCGGTTCGGCAAGAATGATGGCAGTGTTCTTCGTCGGGATGGGAGCCGGGAGCGGCGCCGCGAGCCTTTCGAGCTCGACCGAGTCGATGATGGTGTCCCTCGCCGCCATCGGTTTGTTCGCCTCCATCTATCATCCGGTCGGGATCCCCTGGCTGGTTCGCCACGCGAGGACGCGACCGGGCAAGAGCCTCGGTGTGAACGGCATCTTCGGCTCGGCGGGCTCGGCGCTCGCGGGCATCGTGTCGGGCTCGCTCGTCGATTTGGCCGGTTGGCGCGTGGCATTCCTCGTTCCCGGGC from Vicinamibacteria bacterium includes the following:
- a CDS encoding prepilin-type N-terminal cleavage/methylation domain-containing protein, whose protein sequence is MMSCSSRRSDREGFTLIEVLVAMLATIIVLASVFALLTGSQDSFRRENEVADTQMSTRAGMVYVTRDLAIASYRTPPPAAILWNDGGGINPDEVTIISAHPDFPVSKPMQCGGSGQGRGGGPCGTIAQSSVLRIEPDTMDPSPLSAETAYSEGMTLTAIETSDCNQDNEIGFYPFVVTQPPRMTNAGGREVLQINHNPGKGGEMNPPGGFNNEIREDCAVVGVFRVITYRVSPPPPVGNPTLERRDLSAGPEWVAVADNIENLQVRYGVGNSPDLVDLPGPPTGDPATWIHRVQVSITGRSESTNLKGASAGVFDPADTYLRRTISSMVSLRNVVLASENFLAEGQEPPVQP
- a CDS encoding SDR family NAD(P)-dependent oxidoreductase; translation: MSRLKGKAALITGASRGLGRGLASVFVREGASVFLCARSHDALARAAGELERSAGRKGAVAYLGADVGDPDEAQRLVEVAIERFSHLSILVNNASILGLRAPIVDVDVLTWDEVLRVNCSSLFYVTRPLLPHLIEKGEGSIINVSSSVGRRGKPNWGPYAVSKFGLEGFTQVLAAELEPQGIRVNSVNPGATRTDMRANAYPDEDPMALPTPEDISEIFVYLASDESRSVTGQAFEARDYFRTRI
- a CDS encoding CcmD family protein, giving the protein MSYLFAAYAVVWIALFTYVMNISSKQKVLDEEMKTLKKLLEQKK
- a CDS encoding sodium-dependent transporter, with product MTTGTRETFGSRFGSVMVLIGVAVGLANVWRFPYMAGSYGGAAFVALYILFAVLLGIPAIMAEWTLGRLTRQGTAGAFSSVGMPGGGAIGFVLFFTVFMAESYYTLVVGQVAFYAVETAFVGSAGADPASYFDRTLSGITIPNVSVTALTFLAIGFVLYFGVRKGIEWASRIIMPVVFLALLIVIVRSVTLTGASDGIRFFLLPDWSKLSGQTALAALGQVFFSLSLGGTFFLVYGSYLRDDEDIPKMAIATAGGDLAAAMLGGLAILPAVFAMGVEPDSGPSLLFITLPGVFAEMPGGALMGGLFFGALFLAAFLSAIAAMEVLVDGLHHYCGWARGRSLAVLIIADLLVALPSMASSDILMWNDLIWGSTMQPVGSALTLVALGWFVQRGRVLEEIRRGASIPIGQFWIFWIRWIVPAAIVIVLVHGWTSG
- a CDS encoding cytochrome c biogenesis protein, which gives rise to MRKQYSKALPYVCFVSMIGALYGAFVYAPTERTMGDVQRIFYFHVASWWVAFVAFAVTFGASILYLWKEERLFDDLALASTEVGVLFTTIGITMGPIWAKYAWGVYWTWDPRLTTALVLWLMYIGYLMLRRYVPDETKRAKLASVVAIIAFVDVPIVFMAIWLWRTQHPSPVIIESEGSGLHPQMRQALYMAFAAFSFLYLWLVQKRLAVEDTRHEVDRLHKELELV
- a CDS encoding FHA domain-containing protein is translated as MTGARNVLLLATAQRVYGFDFDEILRVAIGRHQSNDLQFDSRNVSNYHAEIVSEPDGLVLRDLGSTNGTYVNENRIRQVRLAHGDRIRIGRHEIGVLLTGATPAVDALQVPLSVGGQQGEFGRTDGNGGLTLGRLLVGMCRKGESMLLMLMRGTNEEIPVYILNGRIVHAQAGKARAEKALYRAFEWYKGAYRIEPYPKNDGVARTMGIPVEALVQEGERQAAELDELMSRIPPPEVTLRLRESSKIRICDLTAAELDVFKGLIRYGTLGETMEESPMTDLTVMSLVHSLLQKKVFEVEEGASLLQQTNAITRA
- a CDS encoding cupin domain-containing protein, with protein sequence MEIRTIFDACRFSPEKMQKVNLFSTNEIFLDVYCLEPGQEQRAHAHVASTKVYVVLEGHARIHVGDESKQVGPGQAVLAPAGERHGVENSSDERLVLLVAMAPPPEHT
- a CDS encoding SDR family NAD(P)-dependent oxidoreductase, with product MKLRGRRALITGANRGIGRAIALAFAEEGAELVLTARRLDSLAPLPDAECVALDVTDPASIDRAKAAVGDVDVLVNNAGIAGSVKVLEMDDAHWQSHLDTNLTGAFRVTRAFLPGMVASGWGRVINIASTAGKVGFLYTAAYCASKHGLLGFTRALALEMATCGVTVNAICPGFVATEMSERAAKNISKKTGRSEKDAKKWLEKLSPQNRFIEPEEVAAVAVMLASDDARGINGQALNVDGGAVFY